The following nucleotide sequence is from Streptomyces pactum.
GGCCCGGAGGGCGAGCACCGGACGGAGGACGGGGCCGCGGGGGCCGCGGCGGCCGCGGGCTCCGGGGACGTGAGCCCCGAGAGCGCGGGCCGGGCGCCCGGTGGGGGCGACGGGGGTCCGGAGCCCGTCGCGGGCGACGGGCGCGCCGCACGGGGGGCGCGGGCGGTCGCGGCGCGCGAGCGGTCCCGGCCGTTCCGGCTCTACCTGCTCTGGCTGACCTTCCCGCCCATCTCGCTGCTCTTCCTCGACCAGCCGTTCGCCCTGGTCATCGGGTACGGGGTGCTCGGCGCGTTCTTCATGCCGTTCCTCGCCGTCACCCTGCTGTGGCTGCTGAACACCGACCGCACCCCGCGCGCCTGGCGCAACGGCCCGGTGAGCAACGTGATGCTCGCGGCGGCCGGGCTGCTGTTCCTGGTGCTCTGCGTGCAGCGGGTGCGGGACCTGCCCTGGTGACGCCGGACGGCGCCGGCGCGGCCCGCCGGCCGGGGCCGTGCAGCAGGCCCGGAACGCGGAAACCGCCCGTGCCGTCCGTGCGCCGGAGCCGCCAGGAACGGCCGAACCGCCGGCACCGGGGGACGAGGAAGCCGGTGCCGGCGGTGGTCCGAGGGGGCCGGGCGGTGGCGGACGCGGCCGGCGCGCGGTGCTGCCGTCCGCGGATCGGCGGTCGCCGCCCGCGGGCCCGCGGTGACGGGCCCGCCGGACACGGCGGTGGTGCCGCCCCACCGGGGCGGCACCACTCACCGGGCCGGGGTGCCCGAGGGGTTTACGGCAGGTTGCGGACGTGCGGGCCGACCACGTTCGACCAGGCGTTGCCGCTCAGCGCGTCCCAGTTGGTGGACCAGGTCATCGCGCCGCGGATCGACGGGTAGGTCTTGGCCGGCTTGAAGGTGCCGCAGTTGGTGCCCCGGGCCAGGCAGTCCAGGGCGTTGTTCACCACGGTGGGGGAGACGTACCCGCCGCCCGCGCCGCGGGTGGAGGCGGGCAGGCCCAGCCCGACCTGCGAGGGGTCCAGGCCGCCTTCGAGCTGGATGCAGGCGAGCGCGGTGAGGAAGTCCACCGTGCCCTGCGAGTACACCTTGCCGTCACAGCCCAGCATCGAGCCGCTGTTGTAGTACTGCATGTTGACGACGGTGAGGATGTCCTTGATGTTCAGCGCCGTCTTGAAGTACTCGTTCGAGGTGGACTGCATGTCGATGGTCTGCGGCGCCATGGTGATCACCAGGCCCGGAGCCTTCTGCGACAGGGAGCGCAGCGCCTGCGTCATGTAGGTGGAGTTCAGCCCGTTCTCCAGGTCGATGTCCACCCCGTCGAAGCCGTACTCCTGCATCAGCGCGTGGATGCTGTTGGCGAAGGCGTTGGCGGCGGCGGAGCTGTTCACCGCCACGCTGCCCTTCTCGCCGCCGACCGAGATGATGACCGACTTGCCGGCCGCCTGCTTGGCCTTGATGTCGGCCTTGAACTGGTCGACGGTGTAGCCGTTCAGCCCGGCCGTGTCCAGGTTGAAGGTGACGGCGCCGGGCGTGCCGGTGGCGTCGGCGAAGGCGACCGCGATGATGTCGTAGTTCGACGGCACGTCGCTGATCTTCTGCACCGTGGCGCCGTTGTTGAAGTTCTGCCAGTAACCGGTGACCGCGTGCTTGGGCACCGGGTGCGGCTGGCCGCCGCCCGGCCCCTCGGCGGTGCGGCCGGTGACCGCCGCCGACTTGGGCGACTCACCGGCGGAGTTCACCGCGGAGACCTGGAACTGGTACGAGGTCGCCGGGGTCAGCCCGGTGACCGTCGCGGAGGCCCCGGAGACGGACTGCACCCGGGTCCCGTCGCGGTAGACGTGGTAGCCGGTCGCACCGGTGACCGGGCTCCACGACAGGTCGATGGAGGTGGACGTGGCGGTGCCGGTCCGCAGGCCGGAGGGGGTGGCCGGCACCGGCAGCTGGGGCCCGCCCGGTCCGGTCAGCGAGATGTCGTCGGCGTGGTAGGCCGGCTGGCCGTACCAGCCGTGCGTGTAGACCGTCACCGAGGTGGTGTTCGGGCCGGTGCGGAACTGGGTGGTCAGCTGCCGCCAGTCGTTCGCGGAGGAGGTCCAGGTGGAGACGTCGGTGGTCCCGGTGCCCTTGGCGCCGAGGTAGATGTAGGAGCCCTGCACCCAGCCGCTGAGCTTGTAGTCCGAGTTCGGCTGGACGGAGACGGTCTGCGAGCACAGCGCCTGGTCGGTGCCGGCCGGGGTGGCCTTCAGGGCCGACGTGCCGCTGTGCACCGGGCTGCTGACGGTGGTGCCGCTGCCGCCGGAACACGTCCAGCCGTCCAGGCCGGTCTCGAAGCCGGGGTTGCGGGCCAGGTTGGTGTCGGCCGCGGCGGCCGACCCGCCCAGGGCCACCAGGCCGGTCGTCGCCAGGGCCGCCGAGACGGCCGCGGACGCCGCGCGGGACAGGGAGCGCCCGCGCCGGCGGCGGCCGGCGCCCAGGGCGCGTGGTGCACGGTGCATGTCTGCCTCCGTGGGGAAGTGGGGTGGGAGTGAAGCGGTGCGTGGGGAGGGGTGCCGGGGAGCGGGGGAGTCCGGTGTCCGGGGAGGAGCCCGGGCCGGCGGACGGGGGGGCGGGGGCGTGGGGCGGGGCGGGACGTGGGTGGGGCGGGGACGGGGTGCCCGGGGAAATCCGGGCAGGGGACGGCCGTGGAGGTGCGGGGAAGTGCCGGCGGGCACGGTGAAGTACGGGCAGGTGCGGGGAAGTTCAGACAGGTGCGGGAGGTGCGTGGGGAGTGTTCCGCCGGCGGTGGCCGTCTGGGCGTACAAGGTGGTCCAGACCAATGCCGTTGTCAAGACGTCGCGCACACACGCTCCGTGACGGGAGGGGAACTGTTCTCTCGCGCGGCATTGGTGGATAAGGTGCTGAACCACCGGGGGAACCGCCCGGCCGCGCCCGCGGAACCCCCGGGAGGCGGCCGAGGGACACCGGGGCGGAAGAGAAGACCTGCGGTCGCCGAGCCGCCCGGCGCCGAAGTGAACGGGGTAGCCGAGTGCCCACCGCGATAGCCGTCACCAGCCGCGAGCTGGTCCTCCCGCCGACCGACGGGCAGACCCCGCCGGCCGTGGTGCTCCCGCCCCCGGACGAGCAGCCCCTGGAGACCGCGCTCGCCGAGACCGCCGCCCTGCTGGACCGGCAGGGTCACCTCGTGGTGCTCCACCCCGCCGCCGACCCGCCCGCCGTCGCGCAGCGCCTGCACACCGTTCGCGCGCTGCTGGAGAGCGACCGGATCGCCCTGCTGCCGCTGGAACTGCCGCCGCTCGCCGTCGCGGTGCTCGCCCGTCAGCTGCGCCGACTGACGGTGTGCGACCTCAGCCCCGGCGTACTGGCCTGCGCCGCACGGCTGCTGACGCACTATCTGCACGCCGGGGCCCGGCTGAACAGCGTCGCGCGGCTGGACCGGGTGCCGGTCGGGCTCACCTCGCACGTCTCGTCGTGGCTGCCCGGTGCCCAGTTCGGCGTGCTCGCCCACCCCACCCCGAAGCTGGTCCGGATCGGCGGCGGGGAGGACACCCTGCCCGCCCCCGGCTACCCCACCGAACTCACCGTCGCGCACAGCCACCCCGACCAGCACCCCCGCGGCACCGACTGGGTCACCGGAACCCTCGCCGCCCAGTGGCGGACCAGCGGCGTCCAGGAGGTCCCGCTGCCCGCGCAATCGGCGCGCTGGTGGGGCACCGGCCGGCTGACCGAGTTCACCGCCGCGATCGGCGACCTGTCCGTGCTCTACCAGCTGGTCACCTCGGTACGCCGGACCGGGTGCCACTGGTGCGGGCAGGACCTGCTCGGCGACCGCTGCGCGTTCTGCTCCGCCCCGGTGCCGCGGGACGGCGGCGGCCCGCTCGGCGCCCTCCCCGCCACCGCCCGCCCCGCCCTGACCCGCCGCCCCTGAGTCCCGCCCTTCGAACGAGGTTCTCCGTCCCATGAATGTTCGCCAGCGACGCGGCGTCATCCTGCTGATCCTGTCCGGCCTGTGCGCCCTCGGCGCGTTCGCCGGGGTGCTCGCGGTCATCGACGACGTGGAGTCCAAGGTCGGCCCGGAGACCACCGCGTACAAGCTCAAGGCGGACATACCCGCGTACCGGGCGCTCGGCGAGGGCGAGTTCGAGAAGGTCTCGATGCCGGAGCGGTGGCTCCCGGAGACCGCGGTCACCGACCTCGCCGGCATCCGCGGCAAGATCGCCGTCACCCCGCTGCGCAAGGGCTCGCTGCTCCAGACCGACATGATCGTGGACCGGCCGGCCCTGCGGCCCGGGGAGCAGGAGATCGCCATCATGATCGACGCCGCCACCGGGGTGGCCGGCAAGATCACCCCGGGGGCCGCCGTCAACATCTACGCCACCTTCGAGGGCACCCGGGAGGGTGAACCCGCGGTCTCCCAGCTGATCGTGGCCGGCGCCCGCGTCATCGACGTCGGCAGGCTCACCGCCCTGGAACCGGACGCCGACGACGACCGGCGGCCCGGTGAGGCGGTGCCCATCACCTTCGCCCTGACCACCCCGGACGCCCAGCGCGTCGCCTACGCCGAGTCCTTCGCGACCCATGTGCGGCTCGCACTGGTCGCCCCCGGCGGGGACACCGCCGTCGCCCCGGACGAGCGTACGTACACCCTCGACGGCGACACCCAGGAGGCGGACCGGTGACGATCAGGGTCCTCGCGGCCGTCGGCGACCCGGAGGCGGCGCGGGTGCTGGACGGGCTGCTCGGCCGGCTCCCGGACGCCGAACCCCTGCCCCGGGCCGGCGACTCGGCCCGGCTGCTGGACACCCTCGGCGGGCTGCCGGCCGCGGACCTGCCGGAGGTGGTGCTGGTCCACGAGGACATCGGGCCCACCCCCGCCCTGGAACTCATCCGCGAGGTGGCGCTCCGCTTCCCCGCGGTCGGCGTGGTGCTGCTGACCGCCGACGCCGGACCCGCCCTGTACGCGGCGGCGATGGACTCCGGCGCCCGCGGCGTCGCCGGGCTGCCGCCGGCCGGCGACGAACTGGCCGCCCGGGTGCGCGCCGCCGCCCGGTGGGCCACCGGCGTGCGCCGCCACCTCGGCGGCGGGCAGGCCCCGCCGCCCGGGCCCGGCGGCACCCTGGTCGCGGTCACCGGCGCCAAGGGCGGGGTGGGGACCACCGTCACGGCGGTGCAGCTGGCCCTCGCCGCGGCGGCCGCCGGGCGCGAGGTGGCCCTGGTGGACCTCGACCTGCAGTCCGGTGACGTCGCCTCCTACCTCGACGTGCAGTTCCGGCGCTCCATCGCCGACCTGGCGCAGATCACCGACATCACCCCGCGGGTGCTCCAGGAGGCGGTGTTCACCCACCGCACCGGGCTCGGCCTGCTGCTGGCCCCCGCCGACGGGGAGCGCGGCGAGGAGGTCACCGACACCGCCGCCCGGCACATCCTGAGCGCCCTGCGGTCCCGCTTCGAGGTCGTGGTGGTGGACTGCGGCACCCACCTCACCTCCGCCGGCGCCGCGGCCGTCGAGGCCGCCGACACCGCCCTGCTGGTCACCACCCCGGACGTGGTCGCGGTACGGGCCGCCAAGCGCGTGGTGCGGCTGTGGGACCGGCTCCGCGTCCGCAAGGCCGAGGACACCCTCACCGTGGTCAACCGGCACACCCGCGCCGCCGAGATCCAGCCCCGGCTGGTGGCACGGGCCACCGGCACCCGTGCCGCCCGGACCACCGTCCCGGCGGGCTACAAGGAACTGCAGCCGGCCGTGGACTCCGGCCGGATGCACGAACTGGACCCCCGGTCCGCGGTGCGCCGCGCGCTGTGGGCGCTGGCCGGGGAGCTGGGCCTGGTCACCGTCGCCGCGGACGGCGGGGAGCACCGCGGCGGCGGGACCTCCGCCCGCGCCCTGCCCGGCCTGCGCCGCCGCCGTGCCATAACGGCCGGTCCGGCGGAGTCCGGCGGCGACGGCACCCCACCGCCCGGCCCGGACGGCACCGGCCCGGGGGCCCTCACCCGGGTGCCCTCCGGCCGCTTCGGCCGCCGCCGCGGCGAGCGCGGCCCGCGCGGTGACGGGGGCGCCCGCGACGACCGGGGACAGGTGACCGTGGAGTTCCTCGGCGTGCTGCCGATGGTGCTCGGGGTGCTGGTGGTGCTCTGGCAGTGCGTCCTGACCGGCTACACCTACTCCCTGGCCGGCGACTCGGCGGACCGGGGGGCGCGGGCCGGCGCGGCGGCCCGCGGCGGCGGGGGTGCCGCGGCCTGCGCGGCGGCGGCGCTGGAGGAACTGCCCGCGGCCTGGCGGGAGAACACCACCGTGGACTGCGGCCGGGACGGCGCGCTGTGGCGGGCCACGGTCCGGGTCCGGGTGCCGGCGGTCTTCCCCGGCGCGGCCCACCTCCCCTGGACGGTGACCGGCACCGCGGGCGCGGCGGCGGAGGAGACCTGAGATGAGCACCGGACACCACCCGCCGGCCCCGGGCCCGGACCGCCGTGACCGGGCGCTGTGCGACCGCGTGCTGTGGCGCCGGGCGCCGGGCGGCCACCGGCTGTGCGGCCCCGTGCCGCGGGGCGGCGTGGCAGGACGCCGGACGCCGTGCGGGCGCGTCCCGCGCGGCCGGGCGCGCTGCGACCGGGGGCGCCGCCGGGACCGGGGCATGGCGTCGATCGAGTTCCTCGGGTTCCTGCCGCTGCTGCTGGCCGTCGCGCTCGGCGC
It contains:
- the cpaB gene encoding Flp pilus assembly protein CpaB, with the protein product MNVRQRRGVILLILSGLCALGAFAGVLAVIDDVESKVGPETTAYKLKADIPAYRALGEGEFEKVSMPERWLPETAVTDLAGIRGKIAVTPLRKGSLLQTDMIVDRPALRPGEQEIAIMIDAATGVAGKITPGAAVNIYATFEGTREGEPAVSQLIVAGARVIDVGRLTALEPDADDDRRPGEAVPITFALTTPDAQRVAYAESFATHVRLALVAPGGDTAVAPDERTYTLDGDTQEADR
- a CDS encoding zinc ribbon domain-containing protein, giving the protein MPTAIAVTSRELVLPPTDGQTPPAVVLPPPDEQPLETALAETAALLDRQGHLVVLHPAADPPAVAQRLHTVRALLESDRIALLPLELPPLAVAVLARQLRRLTVCDLSPGVLACAARLLTHYLHAGARLNSVARLDRVPVGLTSHVSSWLPGAQFGVLAHPTPKLVRIGGGEDTLPAPGYPTELTVAHSHPDQHPRGTDWVTGTLAAQWRTSGVQEVPLPAQSARWWGTGRLTEFTAAIGDLSVLYQLVTSVRRTGCHWCGQDLLGDRCAFCSAPVPRDGGGPLGALPATARPALTRRP
- a CDS encoding chitinase, coding for MHRAPRALGAGRRRRGRSLSRAASAAVSAALATTGLVALGGSAAAADTNLARNPGFETGLDGWTCSGGSGTTVSSPVHSGTSALKATPAGTDQALCSQTVSVQPNSDYKLSGWVQGSYIYLGAKGTGTTDVSTWTSSANDWRQLTTQFRTGPNTTSVTVYTHGWYGQPAYHADDISLTGPGGPQLPVPATPSGLRTGTATSTSIDLSWSPVTGATGYHVYRDGTRVQSVSGASATVTGLTPATSYQFQVSAVNSAGESPKSAAVTGRTAEGPGGGQPHPVPKHAVTGYWQNFNNGATVQKISDVPSNYDIIAVAFADATGTPGAVTFNLDTAGLNGYTVDQFKADIKAKQAAGKSVIISVGGEKGSVAVNSSAAANAFANSIHALMQEYGFDGVDIDLENGLNSTYMTQALRSLSQKAPGLVITMAPQTIDMQSTSNEYFKTALNIKDILTVVNMQYYNSGSMLGCDGKVYSQGTVDFLTALACIQLEGGLDPSQVGLGLPASTRGAGGGYVSPTVVNNALDCLARGTNCGTFKPAKTYPSIRGAMTWSTNWDALSGNAWSNVVGPHVRNLP
- a CDS encoding AAA family ATPase, whose translation is MTIRVLAAVGDPEAARVLDGLLGRLPDAEPLPRAGDSARLLDTLGGLPAADLPEVVLVHEDIGPTPALELIREVALRFPAVGVVLLTADAGPALYAAAMDSGARGVAGLPPAGDELAARVRAAARWATGVRRHLGGGQAPPPGPGGTLVAVTGAKGGVGTTVTAVQLALAAAAAGREVALVDLDLQSGDVASYLDVQFRRSIADLAQITDITPRVLQEAVFTHRTGLGLLLAPADGERGEEVTDTAARHILSALRSRFEVVVVDCGTHLTSAGAAAVEAADTALLVTTPDVVAVRAAKRVVRLWDRLRVRKAEDTLTVVNRHTRAAEIQPRLVARATGTRAARTTVPAGYKELQPAVDSGRMHELDPRSAVRRALWALAGELGLVTVAADGGEHRGGGTSARALPGLRRRRAITAGPAESGGDGTPPPGPDGTGPGALTRVPSGRFGRRRGERGPRGDGGARDDRGQVTVEFLGVLPMVLGVLVVLWQCVLTGYTYSLAGDSADRGARAGAAARGGGGAAACAAAALEELPAAWRENTTVDCGRDGALWRATVRVRVPAVFPGAAHLPWTVTGTAGAAAEET